The following proteins are co-located in the Clostridiales bacterium genome:
- a CDS encoding DUF3892 domain-containing protein: MAERFTVNAKISKIKKDHEGNISDVMLENGTILPINHAILQAKEGLIDGVIAIRGKDGGEFLRTDPNSYPVDNLLDLPTFR, encoded by the coding sequence ATGGCAGAGAGATTCACAGTAAACGCAAAAATTTCCAAAATCAAGAAGGATCACGAGGGGAATATTTCCGATGTCATGCTTGAAAATGGAACAATTCTCCCCATCAATCACGCAATCCTACAGGCAAAAGAAGGTCTGATAGACGGTGTCATAGCCATACGTGGCAAGGATGGCGGCGAGTTTCTTCGCACAGATCCAAACTCCTATCCCGTCGACAATCTTCTGGATCTGCCTACGTTTCGCTGA
- the nuoE gene encoding NADH-quinone oxidoreductase subunit NuoE: MNLQDTGSQCACGCQSGFDFTELDLFIEKVKDMQGNLIVILQQAQNIYGYLPREVIAYISKRTGNTQAKIYGVATFYTQFRLQPIGKNLIMLCQGTACHVSGSQEIEAAICDELHIADGDTTEDGLFTLNNVACLGCCSLAPVMMIQNASWEETYGNLTKEKVLDILNQIREKEAKEA; the protein is encoded by the coding sequence ATGAATTTACAAGATACTGGAAGCCAATGTGCTTGCGGATGTCAGAGCGGGTTCGACTTTACTGAGCTGGATTTGTTTATCGAAAAGGTCAAGGACATGCAGGGAAACCTGATTGTGATCCTTCAACAGGCTCAGAATATTTACGGGTATTTGCCCAGGGAAGTCATCGCTTACATATCCAAAAGAACAGGCAATACACAGGCAAAGATATATGGTGTAGCGACTTTCTACACCCAATTCAGATTACAACCTATCGGCAAAAATCTCATCATGCTGTGTCAGGGGACAGCGTGCCACGTCAGCGGTTCACAGGAAATTGAAGCCGCGATTTGCGATGAATTGCATATTGCGGATGGAGATACGACAGAGGACGGACTATTTACACTTAACAATGTGGCATGTCTTGGATGCTGCAGTCTTGCACCTGTTATGATGATCCAGAATGCCTCGTGGGAGGAAACCTACGGAAACCTTACAAAAGAGAAGGTCTTGGATATTTTGAATCAGATCAGAGAGAAAGAAGCAAAGGAGGCGTAA
- a CDS encoding epoxyqueuosine reductase, with amino-acid sequence MDNLMMEDTIQEVYDRLEKNNFSTLKRPGKPMWDRPLIGFARGDDPYFEFLKQHIGSFHWSPKEAFQLKYPESILQSSLSVVSMAFPQTMETKAAQARETTVPAREWIVSRGEWEPLMKEFNGKLTKRLEDLGIRSVSIDLLPEFSTVRTSHLGIASKWSHRHIAYISGLGTFGLSEGLITEKGKAVRFTSLIVEGNLNPTERAYLSPYEWCLFYKDGSCGACMRRCPTNAIAQEGHDKDLCDAYEEFFGENLWPQDIERGDYILGCGLCQAGVPCQHGRP; translated from the coding sequence ATGGACAATCTTATGATGGAAGATACGATCCAAGAAGTATATGATCGACTTGAGAAGAATAATTTTTCAACCTTAAAAAGACCCGGAAAACCTATGTGGGATCGCCCTTTGATAGGCTTTGCCAGAGGGGATGATCCCTATTTCGAATTTTTGAAGCAGCACATTGGATCGTTCCACTGGAGCCCAAAGGAAGCATTTCAACTGAAATACCCCGAATCGATACTACAGAGCAGCTTGAGCGTAGTTTCTATGGCATTTCCTCAGACCATGGAAACAAAAGCAGCACAGGCAAGGGAAACCACGGTGCCTGCTAGAGAATGGATTGTTTCAAGGGGCGAATGGGAACCGTTAATGAAGGAGTTTAACGGTAAGCTTACAAAGCGGCTGGAGGATTTGGGAATTCGAAGCGTATCCATCGATCTGCTCCCTGAATTTTCAACTGTTAGAACCAGCCATCTTGGAATTGCTTCCAAATGGTCACACCGCCACATTGCTTACATTAGCGGGCTTGGTACCTTTGGCTTGTCGGAAGGTTTGATTACCGAGAAAGGCAAGGCAGTTCGCTTCACGAGTTTAATCGTTGAAGGTAATTTGAACCCTACCGAAAGAGCATATCTGAGTCCTTATGAATGGTGCTTATTTTATAAGGATGGCAGCTGTGGGGCTTGTATGCGTCGCTGTCCAACAAATGCAATCGCACAAGAAGGCCATGACAAGGATCTGTGCGATGCTTATGAGGAATTCTTCGGTGAAAACCTCTGGCCGCAGGATATTGAACGGGGAGACTATATTCTGGGCTGCGGGCTATGTCAGGCTGGGGTGCCGTGTCAGCATGGCAGGCCGTAG
- a CDS encoding epoxyqueuosine reductase encodes MEESRKNLDGSKDSKETLGQMKEALEDISRSNGLNEIRFIDAKPLQPEEIYKGRQPKDLMPEAKCLIVTSVYIGGFRLPDLDLELHGNMSRLTLSGFYFNVVEPLNPLRDYLISNGFKAIIYDGVLEKDCVPLKPAAIKAGLGWLGKNTLLINKKYGSFQALGGIITNADLSETYPMQEACCGSCSFCEDSCPTHAVSRGRLDRSKCLSNLLEEEDFPEAIHEMKDNYFFECDICQEACPWNRKHMAAPLQTGNTLAKDRQKELMELFRFDTLLDMSEHEYKKKILPLLTGVDLPYKLFRRNVQLAYRYKHKAFR; translated from the coding sequence GTGGAGGAATCCAGAAAGAATTTAGATGGCAGTAAAGACAGTAAAGAAACGTTGGGACAAATGAAAGAAGCTCTGGAGGATATTTCCAGGAGTAACGGATTAAACGAAATACGCTTCATTGATGCAAAACCACTGCAGCCGGAGGAAATTTATAAAGGAAGACAGCCGAAAGACCTGATGCCGGAAGCCAAATGTCTCATTGTCACAAGCGTTTATATTGGTGGCTTTCGACTGCCGGATCTGGACCTGGAGCTTCATGGCAATATGAGCAGGCTTACTTTGTCAGGGTTTTATTTCAATGTGGTAGAGCCGCTAAATCCCCTTCGGGATTATCTGATCTCCAATGGCTTTAAAGCAATCATCTACGATGGAGTTTTGGAGAAGGATTGTGTTCCTTTAAAACCTGCAGCGATTAAGGCTGGTTTAGGATGGCTTGGGAAAAACACCCTTTTGATCAACAAGAAGTACGGGAGTTTTCAGGCCCTTGGTGGAATCATCACCAATGCGGACCTGTCTGAGACTTACCCGATGCAGGAAGCTTGCTGCGGGAGCTGCAGCTTTTGTGAAGACAGCTGTCCGACTCATGCTGTTTCACGGGGAAGGCTTGACCGGTCGAAATGTTTGTCCAATCTACTGGAAGAAGAGGATTTTCCAGAGGCTATCCATGAGATGAAGGATAACTATTTCTTTGAATGTGATATCTGTCAGGAAGCTTGCCCTTGGAATAGAAAGCATATGGCCGCACCTCTCCAAACGGGAAATACTCTGGCGAAAGACCGTCAAAAAGAACTGATGGAGCTCTTTCGATTCGACACCCTTCTGGATATGAGTGAGCACGAATATAAAAAAAAGATATTGCCGCTTCTTACCGGTGTTGATTTGCCCTATAAGCTGTTCCGAAGAAATGTACAATTGGCTTATCGTTACAAGCATAAGGCATTCCGTTAA
- a CDS encoding HAD-IB family hydrolase, which produces MGNIAAFFDIDGTILREGLISEMFKKMIRYELIDNSKWYRDVEPAFRQWNKRLGDYDLYLQKMVDIYTETVKLTNPYHIQHIAKKVIEQKGERVYTYSRDRIKWHKDQGHTVIAISGSPIELVSEMSALYGMDDYRGTVYEIGADGAYSGSILPMWDSKSKHKAVLEMTEKHSLNLAACYAYGDTAGDFSMLKLVGNPYAVNPTRELITQILADEKLRREISVIVERKDVTYQLNVDCLELI; this is translated from the coding sequence ATGGGTAATATAGCGGCTTTCTTTGATATTGACGGAACAATTTTAAGAGAAGGCCTCATTAGTGAAATGTTTAAGAAGATGATCCGGTACGAGTTGATTGACAACAGCAAGTGGTATCGGGATGTGGAACCCGCCTTTCGTCAATGGAATAAGCGACTGGGGGACTATGACCTTTATCTGCAGAAAATGGTGGATATCTATACTGAGACGGTAAAACTTACAAACCCGTACCATATTCAGCATATTGCAAAAAAAGTCATTGAACAAAAAGGTGAGCGGGTTTACACTTATTCACGGGACAGAATTAAATGGCATAAAGATCAGGGCCATACCGTTATCGCAATTTCCGGTTCACCAATAGAGCTGGTCTCTGAAATGTCAGCCTTATATGGGATGGATGACTATCGAGGTACCGTTTATGAGATTGGCGCTGACGGTGCGTACAGCGGCTCAATTCTGCCCATGTGGGATTCAAAAAGCAAGCACAAAGCGGTGCTCGAAATGACCGAGAAACACAGTCTGAATCTAGCAGCATGCTATGCTTATGGCGATACAGCAGGAGACTTTTCCATGCTAAAGCTGGTGGGAAACCCCTATGCAGTGAATCCCACCAGAGAACTGATCACTCAAATTCTGGCAGATGAGAAGCTGAGAAGGGAAATCTCGGTGATCGTTGAAAGGAAGGATGTCACATATCAATTGAACGTAGATTGTCTGGAGCTTATCTAG
- a CDS encoding ABC transporter permease produces the protein MKAISLKIDGIRLLWLSALGMLIVLLILPGFVRKENWDHLILVAPVAANTARLSGDQLEKRNGDPLLISYEIESEVSVKTLNNSSSVILNATNASYPFLTGYQMVSGSFFTEKDQKEKRRLAVLNRTAAVNLFGSTDICGNELTLKREHFTVIGVIEDSGGIKSTEPVARIYIPVSAADEKDPASFLMKAEQAGDEIQAKYLYKSLTESEGSYTFFSFHKIMGLLGELMITALRISCTGICVLLLKRISREWMSDLEELKALFAHQYLRELMRMQRRFLSKLAGKSFLMASAALLILFQFLGMIQTVTKWKETEVLGRIFDTSPLGCYAQQLQHIAVLMMILISFLFMNLLILFVRAKK, from the coding sequence ATGAAGGCGATTTCTTTAAAGATTGACGGCATACGGCTTTTATGGCTGTCTGCTTTAGGCATGCTCATTGTATTGCTTATTCTGCCAGGCTTCGTAAGAAAAGAGAACTGGGACCACTTGATTCTGGTTGCACCAGTTGCTGCGAATACTGCAAGGTTGAGTGGGGATCAACTTGAAAAACGAAATGGAGATCCACTTCTCATCTCTTATGAAATCGAGTCAGAAGTTTCCGTCAAGACATTGAACAACAGTTCGTCTGTGATTTTGAATGCAACAAATGCTTCCTACCCTTTCCTTACTGGTTATCAGATGGTCAGCGGTTCTTTCTTCACGGAAAAGGATCAGAAAGAAAAACGGCGTCTCGCTGTCTTAAATCGAACTGCCGCAGTGAATTTGTTTGGGAGTACAGATATCTGCGGCAATGAACTCACACTGAAAAGGGAGCATTTTACGGTTATCGGGGTAATTGAGGATTCAGGGGGAATCAAAAGTACGGAACCTGTAGCCAGGATCTATATTCCTGTATCAGCTGCAGATGAAAAAGATCCGGCCTCTTTTTTAATGAAAGCGGAACAAGCAGGAGATGAAATCCAGGCGAAATATTTATATAAATCATTGACAGAATCGGAGGGAAGCTACACGTTCTTCTCATTTCATAAAATCATGGGATTGCTGGGGGAACTTATGATAACGGCATTGAGAATCAGTTGTACCGGAATTTGTGTGCTCCTGCTGAAACGGATCAGTAGGGAATGGATGTCTGATTTGGAAGAGTTAAAAGCACTTTTTGCGCATCAGTATTTGAGGGAGCTGATGCGGATGCAAAGACGGTTTCTGAGCAAGCTTGCAGGAAAGTCTTTTCTAATGGCTTCTGCTGCTTTGCTGATCCTGTTTCAATTTCTTGGAATGATTCAGACCGTTACAAAATGGAAAGAGACAGAAGTACTCGGCAGAATCTTCGATACTTCCCCACTTGGTTGCTATGCGCAGCAGCTTCAGCATATTGCGGTACTAATGATGATCCTCATTTCCTTTTTATTCATGAACCTTCTGATTCTTTTTGTTCGCGCAAAAAAATAA
- a CDS encoding YccF domain-containing protein — MNIIGNVIWLVFGGILGAIVWLIAGLLLCVTLIGIPFGLQCFKIAGFVLWPFGRDVDIGYFGAGGLIFNVIWIVLLGWELAIAHLVVGVLFCITIVGIPFGVQHIKLSKLGLVPFGARIYWS; from the coding sequence ATGAATATCATCGGTAATGTTATCTGGCTGGTTTTTGGAGGCATATTAGGGGCGATTGTGTGGCTAATCGCAGGATTACTCTTGTGTGTAACCTTGATTGGCATTCCTTTCGGACTGCAATGTTTCAAGATTGCAGGGTTTGTTCTATGGCCCTTTGGAAGGGATGTTGATATTGGATATTTCGGCGCGGGAGGTTTGATCTTCAACGTAATCTGGATCGTACTTTTAGGATGGGAATTGGCCATTGCACACCTTGTGGTCGGGGTGCTTTTCTGTATTACAATAGTTGGAATACCTTTTGGGGTTCAGCATATTAAACTTTCCAAACTTGGGCTGGTTCCCTTTGGTGCCAGAATCTATTGGAGCTGA
- a CDS encoding flavodoxin family protein codes for MKVLLVNGSPNKEGCTFTALSEVAGALQKQGIETEIFHIGRKPVHGCIACGRCEELGRCTFDDDICNELTGRMIAANGIIIGSPVYYAGPNGALCALLDRVFFSSSHKFSNKPAAAVVSCRRGGATAAFDRLNKYFTISRMPLVSSQYWNMVHGFTPDDVRKDLEGLQIMRTLGDNMAWMLKSIKTANQMMPEKEPWVMTNFIR; via the coding sequence ATGAAAGTATTATTAGTGAACGGCAGCCCCAATAAAGAAGGCTGTACCTTTACTGCGCTGTCAGAGGTGGCTGGCGCGCTGCAGAAGCAAGGAATTGAAACGGAAATCTTCCATATCGGTAGAAAACCAGTTCACGGATGCATTGCTTGCGGACGCTGTGAAGAACTTGGGCGATGTACCTTTGACGATGATATCTGCAATGAATTGACTGGGCGTATGATTGCAGCCAACGGAATTATCATCGGATCACCAGTATATTATGCAGGACCCAACGGGGCTCTTTGCGCCCTGCTTGACCGTGTCTTTTTCTCCAGCTCCCATAAGTTCTCCAATAAACCGGCAGCAGCAGTTGTCAGTTGCAGAAGAGGCGGTGCTACCGCTGCTTTCGACAGGCTGAATAAGTACTTTACCATATCTCGTATGCCGCTGGTTTCTTCTCAGTATTGGAATATGGTGCATGGGTTTACTCCAGACGATGTCCGCAAAGATCTGGAAGGACTGCAAATCATGCGTACGCTTGGAGATAATATGGCTTGGATGCTGAAATCAATAAAAACAGCAAATCAGATGATGCCGGAGAAAGAACCATGGGTTATGACCAACTTCATCCGATAG
- a CDS encoding efflux RND transporter periplasmic adaptor subunit codes for MKQRMNIKNVGAFLIALLLVFTFLSKTIYQYSLPTVSADSPVKGRLHKVENVKGIAGWSTKGELYAGSAGFVEQILVEKGQSVVKDQPLLRLSFSDTEVTAAREKEYEIQQVDSELAEAEEACEKLKTLYEAGAISKSEYEKEDRSRKDLYSKREKLLRDLTDVKNEAALTVLAPEDCVVTDLLVQKGQRVNQGEKVGNYGTPLTFGIECAIPLENDFIEKGDSCKVGNASLEFMGTVLDVSSEADKKKVRIQIPEMQQKSGVDDSSEVDTGLVLEEALNKGAHLGSEAIKDGDSFDVVFEKESPEARILVPNGALNRDSSGYFLYQIKQRKGLLGKEFYVSKLRVYIGDNDTDDTVVTEGITFFEPIVVQCDKELKEGDTVVLENEGDFFKD; via the coding sequence TTGAAACAGAGAATGAATATAAAAAACGTTGGTGCATTTCTGATCGCACTGCTCCTTGTTTTTACTTTCTTGTCAAAGACAATTTATCAGTACAGCCTTCCTACAGTCAGCGCCGATTCTCCGGTTAAAGGGAGACTCCATAAGGTCGAAAACGTAAAAGGAATTGCTGGGTGGAGTACAAAAGGGGAACTGTATGCAGGTTCAGCTGGTTTCGTTGAACAAATTCTGGTTGAGAAAGGACAATCTGTTGTCAAAGACCAACCCCTTCTGCGGCTGTCTTTTTCCGATACGGAAGTAACAGCTGCACGCGAAAAAGAATATGAAATCCAGCAGGTGGATTCTGAGCTTGCAGAGGCTGAAGAAGCTTGTGAAAAGCTAAAAACGCTATACGAAGCAGGAGCAATCTCAAAAAGCGAATATGAGAAGGAGGATAGGAGCAGAAAAGACCTCTATTCAAAGCGAGAAAAGCTTCTGAGGGATCTGACAGATGTGAAGAATGAAGCTGCGTTGACGGTACTTGCACCGGAAGATTGTGTTGTGACCGATCTGCTCGTTCAGAAAGGACAGCGAGTGAATCAAGGAGAAAAGGTGGGAAATTATGGTACCCCTTTGACATTTGGTATCGAGTGCGCCATCCCTCTTGAGAATGATTTTATTGAAAAGGGAGACAGCTGCAAAGTTGGGAACGCTTCTCTGGAGTTTATGGGAACTGTGCTTGATGTTTCCTCAGAAGCAGATAAGAAGAAAGTTCGTATACAAATTCCTGAGATGCAGCAGAAATCAGGAGTTGATGACAGCTCAGAGGTTGATACCGGACTTGTTCTTGAAGAGGCTCTTAATAAGGGAGCACATCTTGGAAGTGAGGCAATCAAGGATGGCGACTCCTTTGATGTGGTATTTGAAAAAGAGAGTCCAGAAGCCCGGATTTTAGTTCCAAACGGAGCCCTTAACCGGGATAGCAGCGGATACTTTCTTTATCAGATCAAACAGCGCAAGGGGTTGCTAGGCAAGGAATTTTATGTTTCAAAGCTAAGGGTTTACATCGGTGATAATGATACTGATGATACTGTAGTCACAGAAGGGATCACCTTTTTTGAACCCATTGTTGTTCAATGTGACAAGGAGCTAAAGGAAGGGGATACGGTGGTTCTGGAAAATGAAGGCGATTTCTTTAAAGATTGA
- a CDS encoding 4Fe-4S dicluster domain-containing protein: MKIVVGQGSCGIASGAKKAEAKFKKYIEENNLNAEVTISGCIGSCYLEPIVDVIDENGALIRYVHLTSDKVERVVREHLIGGKPVEEYLIPESGRYFLEKQTRIALKNCGIINPENIEDYVSAGGYQALKKALFEMDGDQICREIEKSGLRGRGGGGFPTGKKWVQVKSQKEPVKYIVCNGDEGDPGAFMDRSVMEGDPHKMLEGMIIAGIATGAQVGYIYVRAEYPLAVHRLQVAIAQAEKAGYLGEDILNSGFNFSIRINLGAGAFVCGEGSALTASIEGNRGMPRVKPPRTVEQGLFGKPTVLNNVETFAHVSYIILNGAEGYRKIGIEKSPGTKAFALTGNVNNTGLIEVPMGTPLRTVIFDIGGGVRNGKSFKAVQIGGPSGGCLTEKHLDMSLDFDSLTKAGAMIGSGGLVVMDEDTCMVSIAKFFMNFTEHESCGKCVPCREGTHVMNEILDDIVNGRGSIDQIDLLLDLADTITNTALCGLGKTAASPVVSTIREFKDEYEAHVIDKYCPTGSCQGLKRIVIDADKCKGCSKCQTVCPVNAITGERKKPYLINLATCIKCKRCIDSCPFKAIVEN, encoded by the coding sequence ATGAAAATAGTAGTTGGACAGGGTAGCTGCGGTATCGCCTCTGGAGCAAAAAAGGCGGAAGCAAAATTCAAAAAATATATCGAAGAAAACAACTTGAATGCGGAAGTAACCATCTCCGGCTGTATCGGAAGCTGCTATCTGGAACCCATTGTCGATGTAATTGATGAGAATGGTGCTTTAATCAGATATGTGCATCTGACTTCAGATAAGGTGGAGCGTGTTGTCCGGGAGCATCTGATTGGTGGTAAGCCTGTTGAAGAGTATTTGATACCCGAATCAGGACGGTACTTCTTAGAAAAGCAGACTAGAATCGCGCTCAAAAACTGCGGAATCATCAATCCGGAGAATATTGAGGATTATGTATCTGCGGGAGGATATCAGGCTCTTAAAAAAGCACTTTTTGAAATGGACGGAGATCAGATTTGCAGGGAAATTGAAAAGTCAGGACTGAGGGGCAGAGGCGGCGGCGGTTTCCCAACAGGTAAAAAATGGGTACAGGTAAAAAGTCAGAAAGAGCCGGTAAAGTATATTGTTTGTAACGGTGACGAGGGTGATCCGGGTGCATTTATGGATCGTAGCGTTATGGAAGGTGATCCCCATAAGATGCTGGAAGGCATGATTATTGCCGGAATTGCTACCGGAGCGCAGGTCGGATATATCTATGTCCGTGCAGAGTATCCCCTCGCAGTCCACAGATTACAGGTGGCGATCGCACAGGCAGAAAAAGCTGGTTACCTGGGAGAAGACATCCTTAACAGCGGTTTCAATTTCTCAATCAGAATTAACTTGGGGGCGGGAGCATTTGTCTGCGGAGAAGGAAGTGCACTTACGGCATCTATTGAGGGCAATAGAGGGATGCCTCGTGTCAAACCGCCGCGTACGGTTGAGCAGGGACTTTTTGGAAAGCCCACCGTCTTGAATAATGTAGAAACCTTTGCTCATGTATCCTATATTATTCTCAATGGAGCAGAGGGTTATCGAAAGATCGGGATCGAGAAAAGCCCTGGAACGAAGGCGTTTGCACTTACTGGAAATGTAAACAATACAGGATTAATTGAAGTTCCTATGGGAACACCTCTCCGAACAGTTATCTTCGATATCGGCGGAGGTGTTAGAAATGGAAAATCCTTTAAAGCGGTTCAGATCGGCGGACCTTCCGGCGGCTGCCTAACGGAGAAGCACCTGGATATGAGTCTTGATTTCGATTCGCTGACAAAAGCCGGCGCAATGATTGGATCAGGCGGGCTTGTGGTAATGGATGAGGACACCTGCATGGTTAGCATTGCGAAATTCTTCATGAATTTCACCGAGCATGAATCCTGTGGAAAATGTGTTCCCTGCAGAGAAGGTACTCATGTAATGAATGAAATCCTGGATGATATCGTAAACGGCAGGGGCAGCATCGACCAGATCGACTTGCTCCTGGATCTTGCAGATACCATTACAAATACGGCTCTCTGCGGACTGGGTAAAACGGCAGCATCGCCGGTAGTGAGCACCATCAGAGAGTTTAAAGATGAATACGAAGCTCATGTGATCGACAAGTATTGTCCCACAGGGAGCTGCCAAGGCCTAAAACGGATTGTTATTGATGCGGATAAGTGCAAAGGCTGTTCAAAATGTCAGACCGTCTGTCCGGTAAATGCCATTACAGGGGAGCGTAAAAAACCGTATCTAATAAATTTGGCTACTTGTATTAAGTGTAAAAGATGTATTGACTCCTGCCCATTTAAGGCAATCGTTGAGAATTAA
- a CDS encoding carbohydrate ABC transporter permease has protein sequence MKKQKCTDLILTTVLAVLGVLSAMPLLITVVGSLMPMNDIVAHYTTQLSVFDIINGIREKYIQIPLIPSRITLEQYQNVLVIQPVFLMLLLNSIKITVPVVLGNLLVSVAAAYGFTVWKWRHKEKVFLIYIIIMLMPLQAVLVPNYIMAEQMRLNGSYLAIILPGIFSPFGTFLLRQSMKKLPKDCLEAAGIDGAGSLRVFWSIVLPQMKSGMAALVMLVFIEYWNVVEQVIIFLKEYYRQPLSVFLSYLPAENVGLIFAASTVYMLVPLWFLALGQKDLERGIELSSSK, from the coding sequence ATGAAAAAACAGAAGTGCACCGATCTGATTTTAACGACGGTTTTAGCAGTTCTGGGGGTGCTGTCTGCAATGCCGCTTCTGATCACAGTGGTCGGTTCTCTCATGCCGATGAATGATATCGTTGCTCATTATACAACACAGCTGTCTGTGTTTGACATTATAAACGGTATCAGGGAGAAATACATCCAGATTCCTTTGATTCCAAGTAGAATTACGCTGGAGCAGTATCAGAATGTTCTAGTAATACAACCTGTGTTTCTGATGCTTCTTCTCAACTCGATCAAGATAACGGTACCCGTTGTTCTGGGCAATCTACTGGTTTCGGTGGCAGCTGCCTACGGCTTCACTGTCTGGAAATGGCGGCATAAGGAAAAGGTCTTCCTGATCTATATTATCATCATGCTGATGCCATTGCAGGCTGTCCTTGTGCCAAACTATATCATGGCGGAACAGATGAGACTGAATGGAAGCTATCTGGCTATTATTCTGCCTGGCATCTTTTCTCCGTTTGGTACCTTTCTTCTGCGACAGAGCATGAAAAAGCTCCCAAAGGATTGTCTGGAAGCGGCCGGAATTGACGGTGCGGGATCGTTGAGGGTATTTTGGTCCATCGTACTTCCTCAGATGAAGTCTGGCATGGCAGCTTTAGTGATGTTGGTGTTTATTGAGTACTGGAACGTGGTAGAGCAGGTGATTATCTTTCTCAAAGAATATTACAGACAGCCGCTTTCCGTGTTCCTGTCCTATCTTCCAGCAGAAAATGTCGGTTTGATTTTTGCAGCATCAACGGTTTATATGCTTGTGCCGCTTTGGTTTCTCGCTTTGGGGCAGAAGGATTTAGAACGGGGGATTGAGCTGTCGTCCAGTAAATAG
- a CDS encoding undecaprenyl-diphosphate phosphatase, whose translation MFQELLKAALLGIVEGITEWLPISSTGHMILVEEFIRLKASPEFMEMFRVVIQLGAIMAVVLLYFHKLNPLSPSKSLQQKKDTMSIWYKVIIGMLPAALIGIPLDDWLDAHLYNYQTVAVTLILYGVLFIVIENRNRRRRARIENFKELSYKTALMIGVFQVLSLIPGTSRSGATILGGILLGTSRSIAAEYSFFLSIPVMFGASALKLVKFGFDFTGEELMILLVGMVVAFVVSILAIRFLMGYIKRNDFKVFGWYRIVLGILVLGYFLLFH comes from the coding sequence TTGTTTCAGGAATTATTAAAGGCAGCATTACTTGGAATTGTGGAAGGGATCACGGAGTGGCTTCCTATCAGCAGCACAGGACATATGATTCTTGTAGAAGAATTTATTAGATTAAAAGCGTCACCGGAGTTCATGGAGATGTTTCGGGTTGTCATACAGCTAGGCGCTATCATGGCAGTAGTCCTGTTGTATTTTCATAAATTGAACCCCCTTTCACCGAGTAAATCCCTGCAGCAGAAAAAGGACACCATGTCCATCTGGTATAAAGTTATTATTGGTATGCTTCCGGCAGCATTGATCGGAATTCCGCTGGATGATTGGCTTGACGCACATCTTTATAATTATCAAACCGTAGCAGTCACACTGATTCTGTATGGTGTACTTTTTATTGTAATCGAAAACCGCAATAGGAGAAGAAGAGCCAGGATAGAGAACTTTAAGGAGCTAAGCTATAAAACTGCTCTTATGATCGGAGTCTTTCAAGTATTGTCATTGATACCGGGTACATCCCGTTCTGGTGCAACCATACTAGGAGGGATTCTGCTTGGAACATCCCGCTCTATTGCAGCAGAATATTCATTCTTTCTGTCTATTCCCGTCATGTTTGGTGCCAGTGCGTTGAAGCTTGTAAAGTTTGGATTTGACTTTACCGGTGAAGAATTGATGATTCTGCTTGTTGGAATGGTAGTAGCCTTTGTGGTTTCCATCCTTGCGATAAGATTCCTCATGGGTTATATTAAGCGGAATGACTTCAAGGTATTCGGCTGGTACCGGATTGTTTTGGGGATTCTTGTTCTGGGATATTTCCTGCTGTTTCATTAG